The following coding sequences are from one Kosakonia sp. H02 window:
- the flgD gene encoding flagellar hook assembly protein FlgD, whose product MSISVNVNDPTNNGVVSPTGTSTTGTNSASDLQSSFLTLLVAQLKNQDPTNPMENNELTTQLAQISTVSGIEKLNTTLGSISGQLDNSQSLQAASLIGHGVMIPGQTVLVGNETSTPFGVELTQAADKVTATVTDKSGAVVRTIEIGSLTAGVHTFSWDGKLTDGTAAPDGSYKVSIAASSGTTQLVAQPLQFALVQGVTRGDSGSTLDLGTYGTTTLDEVRQII is encoded by the coding sequence ATGTCTATCAGCGTTAACGTAAACGACCCGACCAATAACGGTGTCGTCTCGCCCACCGGAACCAGCACCACCGGGACAAACAGCGCCTCCGACCTGCAAAGCAGCTTTTTGACGCTGCTGGTCGCGCAGTTGAAAAACCAGGACCCGACCAACCCGATGGAAAATAACGAACTGACCACGCAGCTTGCGCAGATCAGCACCGTTAGCGGGATTGAAAAACTGAATACCACCCTCGGTTCTATTTCAGGGCAGCTCGACAACAGCCAGTCGTTGCAGGCCGCAAGCCTGATTGGCCACGGCGTGATGATCCCCGGACAAACCGTGCTGGTGGGTAACGAAACATCGACACCGTTTGGCGTTGAACTGACTCAGGCTGCCGATAAAGTGACCGCCACCGTTACCGATAAAAGCGGTGCTGTGGTGCGAACCATTGAAATCGGCAGCCTGACGGCTGGCGTCCACACCTTTAGTTGGGACGGCAAGCTGACAGATGGAACCGCGGCACCAGATGGCTCTTACAAAGTCTCTATCGCCGCCAGCTCCGGCACGACGCAGTTGGTTGCTCAACCGCTGCAATTCGCGCTGGTACAGGGTGTGACCCGCGGTGACAGCGGAAGCACATTGGATTTGGGTACTTACGGTACGACTACCCTCGACGAAGTACGGCAGATTATTTAA
- a CDS encoding flagellar basal body rod protein FlgF: protein MDHAIYTAMGAASQTLNQQAVTASNLANASTPGFRAQLNALRAVPVEGLSLPTRTLVVASTPGADMTPGQLDYTSRPLDVALQQDGWLAVQTADGSEGYTRNGNIQVTPTGQLTIQGHPVIGEGGPIAVPEGAQVTIAADGTISALNPGDAANTIAPVGRLKLVKADAREVVRGDDGLFRLSQTAQATRGATLQADPSIRVQSGVLEGSNVKPVEAMTDMIASARRFEMQMKVISSVDDNAQRANQLLSIG, encoded by the coding sequence ATGGATCACGCAATATATACCGCGATGGGCGCAGCCAGCCAGACGCTGAATCAGCAGGCTGTCACCGCCAGCAACCTCGCGAACGCGTCCACGCCGGGCTTTCGCGCACAGCTCAATGCCTTGCGCGCAGTACCGGTAGAGGGGCTTTCGCTGCCTACCCGTACGCTGGTGGTGGCGTCAACGCCGGGTGCCGATATGACACCTGGACAACTGGACTACACCTCGCGCCCGCTTGACGTGGCGCTGCAACAGGACGGCTGGCTGGCGGTTCAAACGGCGGACGGTTCAGAAGGGTATACCCGTAACGGGAATATCCAGGTGACTCCGACCGGCCAGTTGACTATCCAGGGTCATCCGGTCATTGGCGAAGGCGGACCGATTGCCGTGCCGGAAGGCGCGCAGGTAACTATCGCTGCCGACGGTACGATTTCAGCGCTGAACCCCGGCGATGCGGCTAACACCATTGCGCCGGTCGGCAGGCTGAAGCTGGTTAAAGCGGATGCGCGTGAAGTGGTGCGTGGCGATGACGGTCTGTTCCGTCTGAGCCAGACGGCACAAGCAACGCGTGGCGCAACGTTACAGGCCGATCCTTCCATTCGCGTGCAATCGGGCGTGCTGGAGGGCAGTAACGTCAAGCCGGTCGAAGCCATGACCGACATGATCGCCAGCGCGCGTCGCTTCGAAATGCAGATGAAAGTTATCAGCAGCGTCGATGACAACGCGCAACGTGCCAACCAGTTGCTGTCAATCGGCTAA
- the flgG gene encoding flagellar basal-body rod protein FlgG, translated as MISSLWIAKTGLDAQQTNMDVIANNLANVSTNGFKRQRAVFEDLMYQTIRQPGAQSSEQTTLPSGLQIGTGVRPVATERLHSQGNLSQTNNSKDVAIKGQGFFEVLLPDGTSAYTRDGSFQVDQNGQLVTAGGFQVQPAITIPANSLSITIGRDGVVSVTQQGAAAPVQVGQLNLTTFMNDTGLESIGENLYTETQSSGAPNATTPGLNGAGLLYQGYVETSNVNVAEELVNMIQVQRAYEINSKAVSTTDQMLQKLTQL; from the coding sequence ATGATCAGTTCATTATGGATCGCAAAAACCGGCCTCGACGCCCAGCAAACCAATATGGATGTCATCGCCAACAACCTGGCGAACGTTAGCACCAATGGTTTTAAGCGTCAGCGTGCGGTATTTGAAGACTTGATGTACCAGACGATTCGTCAGCCTGGCGCACAGTCTTCTGAACAGACAACGCTGCCTTCCGGCTTGCAGATTGGTACCGGTGTTCGCCCGGTTGCCACCGAACGTCTGCACAGCCAGGGCAACCTGTCTCAGACCAACAACAGTAAAGATGTCGCCATCAAAGGCCAGGGCTTCTTTGAAGTTCTGCTCCCGGACGGCACCTCTGCATATACCCGTGACGGTTCTTTCCAGGTTGACCAGAACGGCCAGCTGGTCACGGCGGGCGGTTTCCAGGTTCAGCCTGCGATCACCATCCCGGCGAACAGCCTGAGCATCACCATCGGTCGCGACGGTGTGGTCAGCGTGACGCAGCAGGGCGCGGCGGCACCAGTGCAGGTTGGCCAGTTAAACCTGACCACCTTTATGAATGACACCGGTCTGGAGAGCATCGGTGAGAACCTGTACACCGAAACCCAGTCTTCTGGCGCGCCGAACGCGACGACGCCTGGGCTGAACGGCGCAGGCTTGCTGTATCAGGGGTATGTGGAAACCTCAAACGTGAACGTAGCGGAAGAGCTGGTGAATATGATCCAGGTTCAGCGCGCTTACGAAATTAACAGTAAGGCAGTATCGACCACCGATCAGATGCTGCAAAAACTGACGCAACTCTAA
- the flgE gene encoding flagellar hook protein FlgE, producing the protein MAFSQAVSGLNAAATNLDVIGNNIANSATYGFKSGSASFADMFAGSKVGLGVKVAGITQDFADGTTTNTGRGLDVALSGNGFFRVVDSSGAVYYSRNGQFKLDENRNLVNMQGMQITGYPVAGTPPVVQTGANPTAITIPNTLMAAKATTTASMPMNLNSTDSTPTVIPFDPTNSDTYNKKGTVTTYDSLGNSHAIDVYYVKTAANTWDVYTQDSSIAGATYEKAAQMSFTSNGTLEGTRSYDAAGNLEALDPQAKITVGLDSLNGSAASTFSLSFQDSMQQNTGTSGIISISQDGYAPGSLVSYAINDDGTVVGSYSNEKTQLLGQIVLANFANNEGLQSEGDNVWSATSSSGVALLGTAGTGNFGALTNGALEASNVDLSKELVNMIVAQRNYQSNAQTIKTQDQILNTLVNLR; encoded by the coding sequence ATGGCCTTTTCACAAGCGGTCAGCGGCCTGAATGCTGCGGCCACCAACCTCGATGTCATTGGTAACAACATTGCCAACTCCGCCACTTATGGCTTTAAGTCCGGATCTGCGTCCTTCGCCGATATGTTTGCCGGTTCTAAAGTTGGTCTTGGCGTAAAAGTAGCGGGCATCACGCAGGACTTTGCTGACGGTACTACCACAAACACTGGGCGCGGCCTGGACGTGGCGCTGAGCGGCAACGGTTTCTTTCGCGTCGTCGACAGTAGCGGTGCGGTTTATTACAGCCGTAACGGCCAGTTCAAACTGGACGAAAACCGCAACCTGGTGAATATGCAGGGTATGCAGATTACGGGCTATCCGGTTGCCGGTACGCCGCCGGTCGTGCAGACCGGTGCGAACCCGACTGCTATCACCATCCCGAACACGCTGATGGCGGCAAAAGCCACTACCACCGCGTCCATGCCAATGAACCTGAACTCGACGGATTCAACCCCGACGGTCATCCCGTTTGATCCGACGAACTCAGACACCTACAACAAAAAAGGCACCGTGACGACCTATGACAGCCTGGGTAACTCCCACGCTATCGATGTTTATTACGTCAAAACCGCTGCTAATACCTGGGATGTCTACACCCAGGACTCCAGCATCGCTGGTGCGACATATGAAAAAGCTGCCCAGATGAGCTTCACCAGCAACGGTACGCTTGAGGGCACTAGAAGCTATGACGCTGCTGGTAACCTGGAGGCCTTAGACCCTCAGGCAAAGATTACCGTTGGCCTCGACAGCCTGAATGGTTCCGCCGCCAGCACCTTTAGCCTGAGCTTCCAGGACTCGATGCAGCAGAACACGGGCACCAGCGGCATCATTTCCATCAGCCAGGATGGTTATGCGCCGGGCTCCCTGGTGAGCTATGCCATTAACGACGACGGCACCGTAGTCGGTAGCTATTCCAACGAAAAAACGCAGCTTCTGGGTCAGATCGTGCTGGCGAACTTCGCCAACAACGAAGGTCTGCAATCCGAAGGTGACAACGTCTGGTCTGCCACCAGTTCCTCTGGTGTGGCGCTGCTCGGGACGGCGGGCACCGGTAACTTCGGTGCGCTGACCAACGGTGCGCTGGAAGCCTCAAACGTGGATCTGAGTAAAGAACTGGTCAACATGATCGTCGCGCAGCGTAACTATCAGTCGAACGCGCAGACTATCAAAACCCAGGATCAGATCCTTAACACGCTGGTTAACCTGCGTTAA
- the flgK gene encoding flagellar hook-associated protein FlgK: MSSLINSAMSGLNAAQAALNTASNNIASYNVTGYTRQTTVLTTANSTLTGGGYVGNGVIVTGVQREYDAFITNQLRAAENQNSGLTTRYQQMSKIDDVLSDTTNSLSTSLQDFFSSLQTLVSNASDPSSRQALLGKADGLVNQFKVADQYLRDQDKQVNLAISSSVDQINNYAKQIASLNDQISKLTAVGAGSSPNDLLDQRDQLVSELNKIVGVEVSTQDGSYNVSMANGITLVQGRESRQLAAVPSSADPARTTIAYVDKTAGNIEIPEKQVTTGSLGGLLAFRSQDLDQARNTLGQLALSFADAFNQQHTQGFDANGDQGEDFFTIGAPSSTSNTKNTGDATLSPAVTDSSAVQATDYKVVFDGTNWNVTRLSNNTSFTVAPDATDGTLNFDGLKVTINNGTTGAQAKDSFTVRPVSDAIVNMSVAVTDESKIAMAEVAGSGASDNRNGQAMLDLQSAKVVGGNKTFNDAYATLVSDVGNKTSTLKTSSTTQTNVVTQLSNQQQSISGVNLDEEYGNLQRYQQYYLANAQVLQTASTLFDALLGIR; this comes from the coding sequence ATGTCCAGTTTGATTAACAGCGCCATGAGTGGGCTCAACGCAGCCCAGGCCGCGCTTAATACCGCCAGTAATAACATTGCGAGTTATAACGTGACGGGCTATACCCGCCAGACGACGGTGCTTACCACTGCGAACAGTACGCTGACTGGCGGTGGCTACGTGGGCAATGGTGTTATTGTTACCGGCGTTCAGCGTGAGTATGACGCCTTTATTACCAATCAGCTGCGTGCGGCGGAAAACCAGAACAGCGGTTTGACCACGCGCTACCAGCAGATGTCAAAAATTGATGATGTGCTGTCTGACACCACCAACTCGCTGTCAACCAGCCTGCAAGATTTCTTCTCCAGCCTGCAAACGCTGGTGAGTAACGCCTCTGATCCCTCTTCGCGTCAGGCATTGCTGGGTAAAGCGGACGGGCTGGTGAACCAGTTCAAGGTCGCCGATCAGTATCTGCGCGACCAGGATAAGCAGGTGAACCTGGCTATCTCTTCAAGCGTTGATCAGATTAATAACTACGCCAAACAGATCGCCAGCCTCAACGACCAGATTTCCAAGTTGACCGCCGTGGGCGCGGGTTCATCACCGAACGATTTGCTCGATCAGCGCGATCAACTGGTGAGCGAGCTAAATAAAATTGTCGGCGTTGAAGTCAGCACCCAGGACGGGAGCTATAACGTCAGCATGGCGAACGGCATCACGCTGGTGCAGGGCCGTGAATCGCGCCAGTTGGCGGCGGTTCCATCCAGTGCCGATCCGGCGCGTACCACTATTGCCTATGTTGATAAAACCGCAGGCAATATCGAAATCCCGGAAAAACAGGTCACGACCGGTTCACTGGGTGGCTTGCTGGCGTTTCGTTCGCAAGATCTGGACCAGGCGCGTAACACGCTGGGGCAACTGGCGCTCTCTTTTGCTGACGCGTTTAACCAGCAGCACACGCAGGGTTTTGATGCCAATGGCGATCAGGGCGAAGATTTCTTCACCATCGGCGCGCCGTCATCAACCAGCAATACCAAAAACACCGGCGATGCGACGCTGAGCCCGGCGGTAACGGACAGCTCTGCGGTGCAGGCAACAGACTACAAAGTGGTATTCGACGGTACTAACTGGAATGTCACCCGTCTGTCCAATAACACCAGCTTTACCGTGGCGCCGGATGCCACCGACGGCACGCTGAATTTCGACGGCCTGAAAGTGACCATCAACAATGGCACCACCGGTGCGCAAGCGAAAGACAGCTTCACGGTTCGCCCGGTCAGCGACGCCATCGTCAATATGAGCGTGGCGGTGACCGATGAGTCGAAAATTGCTATGGCGGAAGTTGCCGGTTCCGGTGCGAGTGATAACCGTAACGGCCAGGCGATGCTGGATCTGCAAAGCGCGAAGGTGGTTGGCGGCAATAAAACCTTCAACGATGCGTATGCCACGCTAGTAAGCGATGTTGGTAACAAGACCTCGACGCTGAAAACCAGCAGCACGACGCAAACCAACGTAGTTACGCAATTGAGCAATCAGCAGCAGTCGATCTCCGGGGTTAACCTCGATGAAGAGTACGGCAACTTACAGCGTTATCAGCAATATTATCTGGCTAACGCCCAGGTTCTACAGACCGCAAGCACGCTGTTCGACGCGTTGCTGGGTATTCGCTAA
- a CDS encoding flagellar basal body P-ring protein FlgI gives MFKYLTGIVLALVATFAQADRIRDLTSVQGVRENSLIGYGLVVGLDGTGDQTTQTPFTTQTLNNMLSQMGITVPTGTNMQLKNVAAVMVTAQFPAFARQGQTIDVVVSSMGNAKSLRGGTLLMTPLKGVDSQVYALAQGNILVGGAGASAGGSSVQVNQLNGGRITNGAVIERELPTQFGANNTINLQLNQEDFTMAQQIADTINRGRGYGSATALDARTVQVRVSSGSSSQVRALADIQNMEVGVTQQDAKVIINSRTGSVVMNREVSLDTCAIAQGNLSVTVNQQNTVSQPNTPFGGGQTVVTPQTQIDLRQSGGSLQSVRSSANLNSVVRALNALGASPMELMSILQAMQSAGCLRAKLEII, from the coding sequence ATGTTTAAGTATTTGACTGGTATCGTGTTAGCGCTGGTGGCGACCTTCGCCCAGGCTGACCGTATCCGGGACCTCACCAGTGTACAGGGCGTACGTGAAAACTCCTTAATTGGCTACGGTCTGGTGGTTGGCCTGGATGGCACAGGCGACCAGACGACCCAGACGCCATTTACCACCCAGACGCTGAACAACATGTTGTCGCAGATGGGCATTACCGTGCCCACCGGCACCAACATGCAGCTAAAAAACGTGGCGGCGGTGATGGTTACCGCCCAGTTCCCGGCGTTCGCCCGCCAGGGGCAGACCATCGATGTGGTGGTTTCCTCCATGGGTAACGCCAAAAGCCTGCGCGGCGGTACGCTGTTGATGACGCCGTTGAAGGGTGTCGATAGCCAGGTTTATGCGCTGGCGCAGGGCAATATTCTGGTCGGTGGCGCGGGCGCGTCTGCTGGTGGCAGCAGTGTGCAGGTCAACCAGCTTAACGGCGGTCGTATCACTAACGGTGCGGTGATTGAGCGTGAACTGCCGACCCAGTTCGGGGCGAACAATACCATCAACCTGCAACTGAACCAGGAAGACTTCACCATGGCGCAGCAGATTGCTGACACCATCAATCGCGGTCGTGGCTATGGCAGCGCAACAGCGCTGGATGCGCGAACCGTGCAGGTGCGCGTCTCCTCTGGCAGCAGTTCACAGGTGCGTGCGCTGGCGGATATCCAGAATATGGAAGTCGGCGTCACGCAGCAGGACGCAAAAGTGATTATCAACTCGCGTACCGGTTCGGTGGTGATGAACCGTGAAGTGTCGCTGGATACCTGTGCTATCGCCCAGGGGAATCTCTCTGTGACGGTGAACCAGCAGAACACCGTCAGTCAGCCGAATACGCCGTTTGGCGGCGGCCAGACCGTGGTGACACCGCAGACGCAAATTGATTTGCGTCAGAGCGGCGGTTCGCTGCAAAGCGTGCGCTCCAGCGCCAACCTGAACAGCGTAGTGCGCGCCCTTAACGCACTGGGTGCGTCGCCGATGGAACTGATGTCCATTCTTCAGGCGATGCAGAGTGCCGGTTGCCTGCGTGCGAAACTGGAGATCATCTAA
- a CDS encoding flagellar basal body L-ring protein FlgH — MQKYAVRSYPIMALVALTLNGCAWVPSTPLVQGTTTAQPIPGPVPMVNGSIYQTAQPINYGYQPLFEDRRPRNVGDTLTIVLQENVSASKSSSANASRDGDASFGVDTTPRYLEGLFGNGRADLSASGSNGFEGKGGANASNTFSGTLTVTVDQVLINGNLHVVGEKQIAINQGTEFIRFSGVVNPRTISGTNTVPSTQVADARIEYVGNGYINEAQNMGWLQRFFLNLSPM, encoded by the coding sequence ATGCAAAAATACGCCGTGCGCAGCTACCCGATTATGGCTTTAGTGGCATTAACCCTGAACGGGTGTGCCTGGGTTCCTTCCACACCGCTGGTACAGGGGACAACGACTGCTCAGCCGATCCCCGGCCCCGTACCGATGGTGAATGGCTCGATTTATCAGACTGCGCAGCCGATTAACTACGGCTACCAGCCGCTGTTTGAAGACCGCCGTCCGCGCAACGTTGGCGATACGCTGACTATCGTGCTTCAGGAAAACGTGAGCGCCAGTAAGAGCTCATCGGCCAATGCCAGCCGTGATGGCGACGCCAGCTTTGGTGTGGATACCACGCCGCGTTATCTCGAAGGCCTGTTTGGCAATGGGCGTGCTGACCTGAGCGCCTCCGGCAGCAATGGATTTGAGGGTAAAGGCGGAGCCAACGCCAGCAACACCTTTAGCGGCACCCTGACCGTGACGGTCGACCAGGTGCTGATCAATGGCAATTTACATGTGGTGGGTGAAAAACAGATAGCCATTAACCAGGGCACTGAGTTCATCCGCTTCTCGGGTGTCGTGAACCCACGCACCATCAGCGGGACCAATACCGTTCCGTCCACCCAGGTGGCGGATGCGCGCATCGAGTACGTCGGCAACGGCTACATCAACGAAGCGCAGAATATGGGCTGGCTGCAACGTTTCTTCCTCAACTTATCGCCGATGTAA
- a CDS encoding MFS transporter — MDRQSLSTSRVSRIIFALVLGAGFSVASIYYSQPLLPLMGNDLHLTINGMGLVPTLTQAGYALGILFLLPLGDRHDRRRLILVKSAALAVLLLACSLTSHLPSLLIVSLLVGMAATMAQDIVPAAAILAPQGKQGKMVGTVMTGLLLGILLSRTVSGFVGAAFGWRVMYQLAAVSIALIGVLMWSVLPRFATHSTLSYPALMKSMAHLWQRYPSLRRAAMAQGFLSVAFSAFWSTLALMLLEKYQLGSAVAGTFGIAGAAGALAAPLAGGLADKIGAEKVTQLGAGLVAVSFALMFLLPLLPPHGQLALIALSAVGFDLGLQSSLVAHQNLVYGLEPQARGRLNALLFTGVFIGMALGSALGSKLYAIASWQGVVVLASVSGLIAVGIRLFDARQIKLAAQKA, encoded by the coding sequence ATGGACCGTCAATCTCTTTCGACAAGCCGCGTGAGCCGCATCATTTTCGCGCTGGTACTGGGGGCTGGCTTCAGCGTCGCTTCTATCTACTATTCGCAGCCGCTACTGCCATTAATGGGTAATGATCTGCACCTGACCATTAACGGTATGGGGCTGGTTCCGACCCTGACTCAGGCAGGCTATGCGCTGGGGATCTTATTTCTGCTCCCGCTCGGTGACCGCCACGATCGCCGCCGCCTGATCCTGGTGAAAAGCGCGGCGCTGGCCGTGCTGCTGTTGGCTTGTAGCCTGACCAGCCACCTGCCCTCATTGTTGATTGTCAGCCTGTTAGTCGGCATGGCGGCGACCATGGCACAGGATATCGTTCCGGCTGCCGCCATCCTCGCGCCGCAAGGCAAACAGGGGAAAATGGTCGGTACGGTGATGACCGGCCTGCTATTGGGTATTCTGCTCTCGCGTACGGTGAGTGGCTTTGTTGGTGCCGCGTTCGGCTGGCGCGTGATGTACCAACTCGCCGCCGTCAGCATTGCGTTGATTGGTGTCCTGATGTGGTCGGTGTTGCCACGTTTTGCCACGCACTCCACCCTGAGTTATCCGGCACTGATGAAATCCATGGCGCATCTCTGGCAGCGCTACCCTTCCTTGCGCCGTGCAGCAATGGCACAGGGTTTCTTATCGGTAGCTTTTAGCGCTTTTTGGTCTACGCTTGCGCTGATGCTACTGGAGAAATACCAGCTTGGCAGCGCCGTTGCCGGGACATTTGGTATTGCCGGTGCCGCAGGCGCGTTGGCGGCGCCACTGGCAGGGGGTCTGGCAGATAAAATCGGTGCTGAAAAAGTGACCCAGCTTGGCGCAGGCCTGGTCGCTGTCTCTTTCGCACTGATGTTCCTGCTGCCGCTATTGCCACCGCACGGCCAACTGGCGCTGATCGCCCTGTCAGCTGTGGGTTTTGACCTGGGTCTGCAATCAAGCCTGGTGGCGCACCAAAACCTGGTTTACGGCCTGGAACCACAGGCACGCGGTCGCCTGAATGCGCTGCTATTTACCGGGGTGTTTATTGGGATGGCGCTGGGCTCGGCGCTCGGCAGTAAACTTTATGCCATCGCTTCCTGGCAGGGCGTGGTGGTGCTGGCTAGCGTATCAGGGCTGATTGCTGTGGGGATTCGTCTGTTCGATGCCCGCCAGATTAAACTCGCCGCACAGAAAGCGTAG
- the flgJ gene encoding flagellar assembly peptidoglycan hydrolase FlgJ — MLTDSRLLTSAAWDAQSLNDLKSKAGQDPAANLRPVARQVEGMFVQMMLKSMREALPKDGIFSSDSTRLYTSMYDQQIAQQMTAGKGLGLADMMVKQMTGEQAPVDPADQMQQVPMKFPLETVTSYQNQALTQLVRKAIPKVPEDNSDELLTGDSKDFLAQLSLPARLASQQSGVPHHLILAQAALESGWGQRQIPRENGEPSFNIFGVKASSGWKGPTTEITTTEYENGQAVKVKAKFRVYSSYLEALSDYVGMLTRNKRYAAVTSAATAEQGAQALQNAGYATDPNYARKLTSMIQQLKSMGEKVSKAYSSDIENLF; from the coding sequence ATGCTGACCGACAGCCGACTGTTGACGAGCGCGGCATGGGACGCGCAATCGCTGAATGACCTGAAATCGAAAGCCGGACAGGATCCGGCGGCGAACCTGCGCCCGGTGGCGCGGCAGGTGGAAGGGATGTTCGTGCAGATGATGCTGAAAAGCATGCGCGAAGCCCTACCGAAAGACGGTATTTTCAGTAGTGATTCAACACGGCTGTACACCAGCATGTATGACCAACAGATAGCCCAGCAGATGACCGCCGGTAAAGGTCTGGGCCTCGCCGATATGATGGTGAAACAGATGACGGGCGAGCAGGCACCGGTTGACCCGGCAGATCAAATGCAGCAAGTGCCGATGAAGTTCCCGCTGGAAACCGTCACCAGCTATCAAAACCAGGCCCTGACGCAACTGGTACGTAAAGCGATCCCGAAAGTGCCGGAAGATAACAGCGATGAACTGTTAACCGGCGACAGTAAAGACTTCCTGGCGCAGCTTTCGCTGCCGGCGCGTCTTGCCAGCCAGCAGAGCGGTGTTCCGCATCACCTGATCCTGGCGCAGGCGGCGCTCGAATCCGGCTGGGGCCAGCGGCAGATCCCGCGTGAAAATGGCGAGCCGAGCTTCAATATTTTCGGTGTGAAAGCGTCCTCCGGCTGGAAAGGGCCAACCACCGAAATCACCACCACAGAATATGAAAATGGCCAGGCGGTGAAAGTCAAAGCCAAATTCCGTGTTTACAGCTCCTATCTGGAAGCGTTGTCCGATTACGTCGGCATGCTGACGCGCAATAAACGCTATGCGGCCGTCACCTCCGCCGCCACGGCGGAGCAGGGCGCTCAGGCATTGCAGAACGCGGGTTACGCCACCGATCCGAACTACGCCCGTAAGCTGACCAGCATGATCCAGCAGTTGAAATCAATGGGCGAGAAAGTGAGCAAAGCATACAGCTCAGATATTGAAAATCTGTTCTGA
- the flgL gene encoding flagellar hook-associated protein FlgL: MRISTQMMYEQNMRGVTNAQSKWLGYGEQMSTGQRVNRPSDDPIAASQAVVISQAQAQNSQYATARTFATQKVSLEESVLQQVTTAITGAQGTIVRASNGSLSDDDRASLASELQGYRDQLLNLANSTDGNGRYIFGGYRTESKPYDANGTYSGGTQQITQQVDAARSMVIAHTGDQVFNTITSNATQEPVDPATGLPGTPETDLFKMLDTAIAALNTPVAGDEAAKDAAQAVVDKTSRGLGNSLNNVSSVRAELGTQLTELDTLDALGDDRTLALTQQKSDLIDVDWNSVISSYTMQQAALQASYKAFSDMQGMSLFQINS; this comes from the coding sequence ATGCGTATCAGCACGCAAATGATGTACGAACAAAATATGCGCGGCGTAACCAATGCTCAGAGCAAATGGTTGGGATACGGCGAGCAGATGTCTACCGGCCAGCGCGTCAATCGCCCGTCTGATGACCCGATTGCCGCGTCGCAGGCGGTGGTGATTTCACAGGCGCAGGCTCAAAATAGCCAGTACGCAACGGCGCGTACCTTCGCCACGCAGAAAGTCTCGCTGGAAGAGAGTGTACTTCAGCAGGTCACGACGGCGATTACTGGCGCGCAAGGCACGATTGTCAGAGCGAGCAATGGTTCGCTGAGTGATGATGACCGCGCCTCGCTGGCATCGGAACTGCAAGGCTACCGCGATCAGCTGTTGAACCTCGCGAACAGCACCGACGGTAACGGCCGCTACATTTTCGGCGGCTACAGGACCGAAAGTAAACCGTACGATGCGAACGGCACCTACAGCGGCGGTACGCAGCAAATAACCCAGCAGGTTGATGCCGCCCGTTCGATGGTGATCGCCCATACTGGCGATCAGGTGTTTAACACCATCACCAGTAACGCGACCCAGGAACCTGTTGATCCCGCCACCGGTCTGCCTGGCACGCCGGAAACGGATCTGTTCAAAATGCTGGACACCGCGATTGCCGCACTCAATACGCCAGTAGCAGGTGATGAGGCGGCAAAAGACGCAGCGCAGGCGGTGGTCGATAAAACCAGCCGTGGTTTGGGTAACTCCCTGAACAACGTATCGAGCGTGCGGGCTGAGCTGGGTACCCAACTGACGGAACTTGATACGCTGGATGCACTCGGTGATGACCGTACGCTGGCGCTGACACAGCAGAAAAGTGATTTGATCGATGTCGACTGGAACTCGGTGATCTCTTCTTACACCATGCAACAGGCAGCATTGCAGGCATCTTATAAAGCCTTCAGCGATATGCAGGGTATGTCACTGTTCCAGATTAATAGCTAA